GTTTGAGGTCGACGTCAAGATGGGTGAAGATCTTTACCCGATCAAGTACACCTGTGAACCGCTGAGGGATGAAAATGGCAATATCTATGCACTCCTTCATACTGGGACCAGAATAGATGAGCTTCGAGCGGCACTGGATGATGCTCAGCAGAAGGTCGCATACCTTGACAATATGCCGACGTATATGGCGGTGACAGACCCAGAGGGCAGACTTCAGTTCACGAGTGCTGTCACGATCGAGAAGTTCGGGATCAAGCTTGAGGATGTTCTCGGGATAAGGTTTGACCAGATGCCATGGTGGGAGTACTCAGAAGACGTCCAGCGAAGGATGAAAGAAGTCTATGAGAGGGCAGCAAAAGGAGAAGAGTTTGAGTTTGAGGTCGACGTCAAGATGGGTGAGGATCTTTACCCAATCAAGTACACCTGTGGGCCGCTGAGGAATGAAAAAGGAGAGATATATGCTATTCTTCACACAGGGACACGTATTGATGAGCTTCGAGCGGCACTGGATGATGCCAGAAAGAGGGCTGAGTATCTCAACAATGTTCCAACCCCAATCATGGTCATAGACACAGATTTTAATGTACAGTTCACAAACCGGGCATGGAGTAATATGTTTGGAATAACATCAGAGGATGCAAAGGAGAATAAATGCTACGATATGGTCCAAAACCCAGACTGTAAGACAGAGAGGTGTTGCGTAAAAAAAGCGATGGTTGAGGACCGTACCGTTGTGTGTGAGACAACCTTACATGACGGGAAGGATATGGTCGTGCAGTACACGGGTGCACCAATCAAGGATACTGAAGGTAAAATCATCGGTGGTATCGAGTATATTGCTGATATTACGGATTTGAAGCGAGCGATCGAAGAGCGGGAAAGACTGAGCGATGAGATCATGCGTGCCTCAACCCCTGTTATCGAGGTCTGGGATAAAGTGCTCATGGTTCCTCTGATCGGCAGAATCGGTAGCGAACGTGCAGATCAGGTACTGGAACTTCTGCTTGATGAAATTGTGAAACATGAGGCAGAGGTTGTGATACTCGATGTGAGTGGCATCCC
This genomic window from Candidatus Syntrophoarchaeum caldarius contains:
- a CDS encoding PAS/PAC sensor protein, encoding MKPEEDEVFYSKLLNDMITFVGVLEPDGTLIFANNTPLELAGITLEDVKGKKFYDAYWWAYSREAQEQIKEDIERCARGERIVHEIQVQAADGSLVWIEFSMHPVYDEEGNIKYLIPEGRDISEKKQALEDAQQKVAYLDNMPTYMAVTDPEGRLQFTSAVTIEKFGFKLEDVLGMRFDQMPWWEYSEEIQQKMKEVYERAAKGEEFEFEVDVKMGEDLYPIKYTCEPLRDENGNIYALLHTGTRIDELRAALDDAQQKVAYLDNMPTYMAVTDPEGRLQFTSAVTIEKFGIKLEDVLGIRFDQMPWWEYSEDVQRRMKEVYERAAKGEEFEFEVDVKMGEDLYPIKYTCGPLRNEKGEIYAILHTGTRIDELRAALDDARKRAEYLNNVPTPIMVIDTDFNVQFTNRAWSNMFGITSEDAKENKCYDMVQNPDCKTERCCVKKAMVEDRTVVCETTLHDGKDMVVQYTGAPIKDTEGKIIGGIEYIADITDLKRAIEERERLSDEIMRASTPVIEVWDKVLMVPLIGRIGSERADQVLELLLDEIVKHEAEVVILDVSGIPTIDADVAQHLIKAASAAKLLGSRVIFTGMRADVTETIVSLGIDLTEVDTRRTLRDGLMEAIPRV